A window from Cryptomeria japonica chromosome 1, Sugi_1.0, whole genome shotgun sequence encodes these proteins:
- the LOC131060107 gene encoding protein CURLY FLAG LEAF 2, whose protein sequence is MARLLKVPKIEKVDDDCAKIYLCDEAKSMEDGIAREIKLSCEPLPKDCEQCLDLKTGELYYIDRSCSKRTNRDPRPILKKVEKYIQHVLISSGCENTEAKYSGSSVSTNSSHTSSDMPILNSFGFKKPVEGIGNLVILKGCRKCLSYILIPREVQKCPACNAFLFTV, encoded by the exons ATGGCAAGATTGCTTAAGGTCCCCAAAATTGAGAAAGTTGATGATGACTGTGCTAAGATTTATCTTTGTGATGAGGCCAAATCTATGGAAGATGGCATAGCGAGGGAAATAAAGTTGTCTTGTGAGCCTTTGCCAAAAGATTGCGAACAGTGTCTGGATCTTAAG ACAGGGGAGTTGTACTACATTGATAGGAGTTGTAGCAAAAGAACAAACAGAGATCCTCGCCCCATTCTGAAGAAGGTCGAGAAATACATACAACATGTTCTGATATCTTCTGGTTGTGAAAATACAGAAGCCAAGTATTCGGGCTCAAGTGTGTCTACTAATAGTAGTCACACAAGCTCTGACATGCCCATTTTAAACAGTTTTGGATTTAAAAAGCCTGTTGAGGGCATTGGAAACCTGGTAATTCTGAAAGGTTGCAGGAAATGCCTGTCATATATCTTAATACCCAGAGAAGTTCAGAAGTGTCCTGCATGTAATGCTTTTTTGTTCACTGTATGA